A genomic segment from Paenibacillus sp. FSL K6-1096 encodes:
- a CDS encoding helix-turn-helix transcriptional regulator, with protein MKTTGMHKQLQELRKNKGKTQEELAEVFGVTNQAVSKWESGACYPDTALLPEIANYYGVSLDFLFGRVPEANDQNVVKDIKLLFEQTPAKERFMLACKIAFYLHEGVVSKGYKDYLPWDPDKTYDQKAWGTSICSEPEGVTIARQGMLFFSDLVDKRELAPDHLLSLYSVLRAYADADRLTVLFALYELTRHDFDCFVSMENLVSAAGLDERVIREAFQHLPVHSKRLENSSIVYRIEASNMHLPALLMLIIPLY; from the coding sequence ATGAAAACAACGGGTATGCATAAGCAACTTCAAGAACTGCGCAAGAACAAGGGAAAGACTCAAGAAGAGCTCGCAGAGGTTTTCGGTGTAACCAATCAAGCCGTATCCAAATGGGAAAGCGGGGCTTGCTATCCGGATACCGCTTTATTACCCGAGATTGCTAATTATTACGGGGTCAGCCTTGACTTTCTATTCGGCCGTGTCCCGGAGGCCAATGATCAGAATGTAGTGAAAGACATCAAGCTGCTGTTTGAGCAGACCCCTGCCAAGGAGCGTTTCATGCTGGCCTGCAAGATTGCCTTCTACCTGCATGAGGGTGTCGTTTCCAAAGGTTACAAGGACTACCTGCCCTGGGACCCGGATAAGACGTATGATCAGAAAGCTTGGGGAACCTCTATTTGCAGCGAACCGGAAGGAGTTACTATTGCCAGGCAAGGGATGCTCTTCTTTTCTGATCTCGTCGATAAACGGGAACTCGCGCCAGATCATCTGTTAAGCCTTTACAGTGTGCTTCGGGCCTATGCGGATGCTGACAGATTAACGGTATTATTCGCATTATATGAATTGACCAGGCATGACTTTGACTGCTTTGTTTCTATGGAGAATCTCGTAAGTGCAGCCGGTCTGGATGAGAGAGTCATACGGGAAGCTTTCCAGCATTTGCCGGTTCACAGCAAAAGGCTTGAGAACAGCAGCATAGTTTACCGGATTGAAGCCAGCAATATGCATCTCCCTGCGCTGCTTATGCTCATCATACCGTTATATTAA